A region of Lacinutrix sp. Hel_I_90 DNA encodes the following proteins:
- a CDS encoding TolC family protein: protein MKNKKSVIKYIVFVGIYILSVNSYGQDLQTYIDEAISNSPEIQKFQLRYDISSEKVNEANWIPNTEISAGYFVSEPETRTGAQRARFSLKQMLPWFGTITARENYASSMAEADYVEVTIAKRKLALSVSQFYYQLYEINTKQLVLDQNIELLKTYERLALTSVEVGKASAVDVLRLQIRQNELQQEKEVLTQQSKGFQAAVNSLLNRDFDNDIVVVDTLEMPIEDIQFSYDALSLNPELLKYDRLYESVTQSELLNLREAQPMFGFGLDYIPVSERPEMNFSDNGKDIIMPMISITIPIFNNRYKSITKQNDLRQQEIKSQKDERLNILESELAKAISQRNQARIKFNTQQKNLEQAEDAEEILIKNYETGTIDFNDVLDIQELQLKFQMSQIESVKSYYVQSALINYLIN from the coding sequence ATGAAAAATAAGAAATCAGTTATAAAATATATCGTGTTTGTTGGGATTTACATCTTAAGTGTCAACAGCTATGGTCAGGATTTACAGACCTATATTGACGAAGCCATTTCCAACAGTCCGGAAATCCAGAAATTTCAATTGCGATATGATATTTCTTCTGAAAAGGTCAATGAAGCCAACTGGATTCCCAACACAGAAATCAGCGCAGGATATTTTGTAAGTGAGCCCGAAACACGAACAGGAGCACAACGAGCACGATTCTCATTAAAACAGATGTTACCTTGGTTTGGTACCATCACGGCAAGGGAAAATTATGCAAGTTCAATGGCGGAAGCGGACTATGTGGAAGTTACCATTGCCAAACGTAAACTTGCACTTTCAGTATCCCAATTCTATTATCAACTATATGAAATCAACACAAAACAGCTTGTACTTGACCAAAACATTGAGTTGTTGAAAACCTACGAACGCCTTGCCCTCACTTCCGTGGAAGTTGGTAAAGCATCGGCTGTGGATGTGCTTCGGTTGCAGATTAGACAGAATGAACTGCAACAGGAAAAAGAGGTGTTGACACAACAATCAAAGGGTTTCCAAGCTGCTGTGAACAGTTTATTGAATCGTGATTTTGATAATGACATTGTAGTGGTTGACACATTGGAAATGCCCATTGAAGATATTCAGTTTTCTTATGATGCACTTTCACTAAACCCTGAATTGTTGAAATATGACAGACTATACGAATCGGTTACGCAATCTGAACTGCTCAATCTTCGAGAAGCCCAGCCAATGTTTGGCTTTGGGTTGGATTACATTCCCGTTTCGGAACGCCCGGAAATGAATTTTTCTGACAATGGAAAGGATATTATAATGCCGATGATTTCAATTACAATTCCCATTTTCAACAACCGCTATAAGTCCATTACCAAACAGAACGATTTGCGTCAACAGGAAATCAAATCCCAAAAAGACGAACGCTTGAATATTTTGGAATCAGAATTGGCAAAAGCTATTTCACAACGAAACCAAGCAAGAATCAAATTCAACACCCAACAGAAAAATCTTGAACAGGCCGAGGATGCAGAGGAAATCCTGATAAAAAATTACGAAACGGGAACGATTGATTTTAATGATGTGCTGGACATTCAGGAACTGCAATTAAAATTCCAGATGAGCCAAATAGAATCGGTCAAGAGTTATTATGTACAATCGGCATTAATCAATTATCTAATCAATTAA
- a CDS encoding efflux RND transporter permease subunit: MLNKSIKFLIENKLVAVILLVVFVGFGTVYAPFKWDTGFLPTDPVAVDAIPDIGENQQIVFTKWDGRSPQDIEDQITYPLTTTLLGIPGVKTIRSSSMFGFSSIYIIFDEDIEFYWSRSRILEKLNSLPSGLLPEGVNPALGPDATGLGQIFWYTLEGRDKDGNVTGGWDLQELRSIQDYYVKYALASASGVSEVASIGGYVKEYQIDVNPELMRQYNIGLNQVVKAVKESNKDIGAQTLEINQAEYLVRGLGYVKSIEDIENAVVTSENYTSIRLKDIGKVSLGPATRRGILDKEGAEVVGAVVVARYGANPLEVINNVKEKIAELSKGLPSKVLSDGRTSQLTIVPFYDRTELIQETLGTLNEALTLEILITILVIIVMVFNLRASILISGLLPVAVLMVFIAMKFFGVDANIVALSGIAIAIGTMVDVGIILAENIIRHLDEDDKKTPINTVVYNATAEVSGAIVTAVMTTIISFIPVFTMIGAEGKLFRPLAFTKTFALTASIIIALFLIPPFAAFFFKNRNIRKSTNYGISSLLILAGFIAVIFGHWIGLILIGFGFVALAVLKEKLSKERSNKFNIYLSAAAIVFLLAEYWRPLGVDKSVIWNLIFVGIICFGLLASFSLFKNYYTQILKWALANKLLFLTIPTALLISGFIIYKNTGKEFMPSLNEGSFLLMPTSMPHAGIEENKRVLQQLDMAVASIPEIETVVGKSGRTESALDPAPLSMYENVIQYKSEYMLNSDGKRQRFQVDDNGFFIRKDSTYIANPSTEISSSTIENYREDGKKVVETVDVPSEKLIPNDDGEFFRNWRPEVNSPDDIWNEIVKVTKLPGVTSAPKLQPIETRLVMLQTGMRAPMGIKVKGQDLKQIEAFGVELETILKQAEGVKQEAVFADRIVGKPYLLIDINREKLARYGVTIEEVQNVLKVAVGGMVLTQTVEGRERYGVRVRYPRELRGDPSDLQNIYVPVEKGSPVPLSELATIRYEQGPQVIKSEDTFLVGYVLFDKLDGFAEVNVVENAQALIQQKIDSGELIVPKGISYKFTGTYENQLRAEKTLSIIVPLALLVIFLILYFQFRSVSTTFMVFTGIAVAFAGGFVMIWLYGQDWFLNFNFFGENLRDLFNMRTVNLSVAVWVGFIALFGIATDDGVVMATYLTQTFDKNDPTDKNEIRKSTLEAASKRIRPCLMTTVTTILALLPVLTSTGKGSDIMIPMSIPIFGGMLLDTTSYFLVPVLYSWRKERLAKRRLKQESQTITIEQ, translated from the coding sequence ATGCTAAATAAAAGCATCAAATTTCTTATAGAGAACAAACTCGTTGCCGTTATATTGCTCGTCGTATTTGTGGGTTTTGGAACGGTGTACGCACCTTTTAAATGGGACACTGGATTTTTACCGACGGACCCCGTGGCAGTTGATGCCATTCCCGATATTGGCGAGAACCAACAAATCGTTTTTACCAAATGGGACGGTAGGTCGCCACAGGATATTGAGGACCAAATAACATATCCGCTAACTACGACCTTATTAGGTATTCCAGGAGTTAAAACTATCCGCAGTTCTTCAATGTTTGGCTTTTCGAGCATTTACATCATTTTTGATGAGGATATTGAATTTTACTGGAGCCGAAGTCGGATTCTGGAAAAACTCAATTCCTTGCCAAGTGGTCTTTTACCTGAAGGTGTTAACCCAGCTTTGGGTCCCGATGCTACGGGATTGGGTCAAATATTTTGGTACACGCTTGAAGGTCGCGATAAGGACGGCAACGTCACGGGCGGATGGGATTTGCAAGAACTACGAAGCATTCAGGATTATTACGTGAAATATGCCCTTGCTTCTGCGAGTGGCGTTTCCGAGGTGGCATCGATCGGTGGTTATGTAAAGGAATATCAAATAGATGTAAATCCAGAATTGATGCGCCAGTACAACATAGGTCTCAATCAAGTTGTAAAGGCGGTTAAGGAAAGTAATAAGGATATTGGTGCACAGACTTTGGAAATCAACCAAGCGGAATATCTCGTGCGTGGCTTGGGTTACGTAAAGTCCATTGAAGATATTGAAAATGCCGTAGTTACTTCCGAAAATTATACATCCATTAGATTAAAGGACATAGGAAAAGTGTCTTTGGGCCCAGCCACACGCAGGGGAATTTTGGACAAGGAAGGTGCGGAAGTAGTGGGCGCAGTTGTGGTCGCCCGATATGGCGCAAATCCATTAGAGGTCATAAATAATGTGAAGGAAAAAATTGCCGAGTTGAGCAAAGGGCTACCTTCCAAAGTGTTGAGTGATGGCAGGACTTCGCAATTGACAATCGTCCCTTTTTATGACCGAACAGAACTGATACAAGAAACCTTGGGAACGCTCAACGAGGCGTTAACCTTGGAAATCCTTATTACCATTTTGGTCATTATCGTAATGGTATTTAATCTTCGGGCATCCATACTTATATCTGGGTTATTGCCAGTTGCGGTGCTGATGGTCTTTATTGCAATGAAATTTTTTGGTGTGGATGCCAACATCGTGGCACTTTCGGGAATTGCAATTGCCATTGGTACTATGGTAGATGTGGGTATCATACTTGCCGAGAACATCATCAGGCATTTGGACGAAGACGATAAAAAAACACCAATAAATACCGTAGTGTACAATGCCACTGCGGAAGTTTCGGGGGCAATTGTTACCGCAGTAATGACCACCATCATCAGCTTTATACCTGTATTTACAATGATAGGTGCAGAAGGCAAATTGTTCAGACCCTTGGCGTTTACAAAAACCTTCGCATTGACGGCATCCATAATTATAGCTCTTTTCTTAATTCCACCGTTTGCGGCATTTTTCTTTAAAAACAGAAATATCCGAAAATCCACAAATTATGGTATCAGCAGTTTGTTGATTTTAGCTGGTTTTATTGCAGTCATTTTTGGCCATTGGATTGGTCTTATCCTTATTGGCTTTGGTTTTGTGGCTTTGGCGGTACTTAAGGAAAAACTTTCAAAAGAAAGGTCAAACAAATTCAATATTTATCTTTCCGCAGCTGCCATTGTCTTTCTATTAGCAGAATATTGGCGACCATTAGGTGTTGATAAAAGCGTTATCTGGAACCTTATTTTTGTGGGCATAATCTGTTTTGGCTTATTGGCAAGTTTTTCTCTTTTCAAAAACTATTACACCCAAATATTAAAATGGGCATTGGCAAATAAACTTCTGTTTTTGACCATTCCCACAGCCTTGCTAATTTCAGGTTTCATCATCTATAAAAATACCGGCAAGGAATTTATGCCTTCGTTGAATGAAGGCTCATTCCTCTTGATGCCCACTTCAATGCCACACGCTGGTATTGAGGAAAACAAAAGAGTGTTGCAACAGCTGGATATGGCCGTGGCAAGTATTCCCGAAATAGAAACTGTAGTCGGAAAATCAGGTAGAACGGAATCTGCCTTGGACCCAGCGCCACTTTCAATGTATGAAAATGTCATTCAGTATAAATCTGAATATATGTTGAACAGCGATGGAAAACGGCAACGCTTTCAAGTTGATGACAATGGATTTTTTATTCGGAAGGATAGCACGTATATCGCTAATCCAAGTACAGAAATAAGTTCAAGCACCATCGAGAACTACCGTGAAGATGGTAAAAAAGTTGTAGAAACCGTGGATGTTCCTTCCGAAAAATTAATTCCCAATGATGATGGCGAATTTTTTAGGAACTGGCGACCCGAAGTCAATTCGCCCGACGATATTTGGAACGAAATCGTAAAGGTTACCAAATTGCCTGGCGTTACCTCTGCCCCAAAATTGCAGCCCATTGAAACCCGTTTGGTTATGTTACAAACCGGAATGCGCGCACCAATGGGCATCAAGGTCAAAGGTCAGGATTTAAAACAGATTGAGGCGTTTGGCGTAGAATTGGAAACCATTCTAAAACAAGCGGAAGGCGTAAAACAGGAAGCCGTTTTTGCTGACCGAATTGTGGGAAAACCTTATTTGCTTATTGATATCAATAGGGAAAAATTGGCACGTTATGGCGTGACCATTGAGGAAGTTCAAAATGTACTGAAAGTGGCCGTGGGCGGAATGGTGTTGACCCAAACCGTTGAAGGTAGGGAACGTTATGGCGTTCGGGTACGCTATCCAAGGGAATTGCGGGGCGACCCATCCGATTTACAGAATATTTATGTTCCAGTTGAAAAAGGCAGTCCTGTACCATTGAGCGAGCTGGCAACCATCCGTTACGAACAAGGTCCGCAAGTGATAAAAAGCGAGGACACCTTTTTGGTAGGCTATGTATTGTTCGATAAACTTGACGGTTTTGCAGAAGTGAATGTGGTGGAAAACGCACAGGCACTCATTCAACAAAAAATTGACAGTGGCGAATTAATCGTTCCAAAAGGCATCAGTTATAAATTCACGGGAACCTATGAGAATCAATTACGTGCCGAAAAAACACTGTCTATTATCGTGCCTTTGGCCTTGTTGGTTATTTTCCTGATTCTATACTTCCAGTTCCGTTCTGTGTCCACAACGTTTATGGTATTTACGGGAATTGCCGTTGCCTTTGCAGGTGGTTTTGTAATGATTTGGCTGTATGGCCAAGATTGGTTCTTGAATTTCAATTTCTTTGGCGAAAACCTGCGAGACCTATTCAATATGCGGACGGTCAATTTGAGCGTTGCAGTTTGGGTGGGTTTTATTGCACTCTTTGGTATTGCAACGGACGATGGCGTTGTAATGGCAACCTATCTCACACAAACATTCGATAAAAACGACCCAACGGATAAAAATGAAATCCGCAAATCAACTTTAGAAGCTGCATCCAAAAGAATCCGCCCTTGTTTGATGACTACGGTTACGACTATTTTGGCATTATTGCCAGTATTGACATCCACTGGAAAAGGAAGTGATATTATGATACCAATGTCCATTCCAATCTTTGGCGGAATGCTACTCGATACCACATCTTATTTCCTCGTTCCTGTGCTTTACAGTTGGCGAAAAGAACGACTTGCAAAAAGAAGGTTAAAGCAAGAATCACAAACCATAACTATTGAGCAATGA
- a CDS encoding type IV secretory system conjugative DNA transfer family protein, translating into MSIPHIILFIVVPVLFISTVLYVFLHQEEPKNGDKKYQVRFKLRRGKFQIENIKRGASIIGSAGSGKTESVIYNFLQHFSTHQFCGIIHDYKDFELTEIAYPLFKEKDIKFYTIAFDQIHYRVNPIAPRYLPNEESVNELSKVLIENLLEFNESDTNSTTKFFSDAVEGLMGGMIWKLKTSYPQYCTLPHLIAIFQSMTTKQLISFLSSNITSKSMASAFINGMDSDKQTAGVKSTLANAFKKISSQQLFMALSKDEVPLNINNQENSAVISIVNHPKYESAYSPIIAAIMHTVIKQMSVRDQQSSFLMMEEAPTIKLLNMHRIPATLRSYDIATIYVMQDKIQNDMLYGDKASKAILSNLSYQFFGKVNDPDTAKYYERFFEIVRKETTSINRGHNLNFDTRITTGEKEVSKRRADVFFRLKQGEFITFADGKDKRVQFKLQYIKREIPKIQQQYTENELKLNFERIYREVKSHFKLN; encoded by the coding sequence ATGTCAATACCACATATCATCCTTTTTATTGTTGTTCCGGTATTGTTTATCAGTACGGTTTTATATGTGTTTCTTCATCAAGAAGAGCCCAAAAACGGAGATAAGAAATATCAGGTACGCTTTAAACTTCGTCGTGGAAAATTTCAAATCGAAAATATCAAGCGAGGTGCATCGATTATTGGCTCTGCGGGAAGCGGTAAAACAGAAAGTGTTATCTATAATTTTTTACAGCATTTTAGTACCCATCAATTTTGTGGTATCATACACGATTACAAGGATTTTGAGCTTACGGAAATTGCCTATCCATTATTTAAAGAAAAGGATATTAAATTCTACACCATTGCCTTTGACCAAATCCATTATCGTGTAAACCCAATTGCCCCAAGATATTTGCCCAATGAGGAAAGTGTGAATGAATTATCCAAGGTACTCATTGAAAATCTTTTGGAGTTTAACGAATCCGATACAAACAGTACCACAAAATTCTTTAGTGATGCTGTTGAAGGTTTGATGGGTGGAATGATTTGGAAACTTAAAACGTCCTATCCTCAATATTGCACTCTGCCCCATTTGATTGCTATTTTTCAATCGATGACCACCAAGCAATTGATTTCTTTTTTGAGCTCAAATATCACATCCAAAAGTATGGCAAGTGCTTTTATCAATGGAATGGACTCTGACAAGCAAACAGCAGGTGTAAAAAGCACATTGGCCAATGCTTTTAAAAAAATAAGTTCACAGCAGTTGTTTATGGCGTTGTCAAAAGATGAAGTACCATTAAATATAAATAATCAGGAAAATTCAGCGGTAATTTCGATTGTAAATCATCCCAAATATGAATCGGCTTATTCGCCTATAATCGCAGCAATTATGCACACAGTCATCAAACAAATGAGCGTCAGAGATCAGCAGTCGTCATTTTTAATGATGGAAGAAGCCCCAACCATTAAACTACTCAATATGCATCGCATTCCAGCAACTTTACGAAGCTATGATATTGCCACAATTTACGTGATGCAAGATAAAATCCAGAATGATATGCTATATGGCGATAAAGCGAGTAAGGCTATTTTAAGCAATCTTTCCTATCAGTTTTTTGGTAAAGTTAATGACCCAGATACCGCCAAATACTATGAACGATTTTTTGAGATTGTCCGCAAGGAAACAACAAGTATCAACCGTGGCCATAACCTGAATTTTGATACAAGGATTACTACAGGCGAAAAAGAGGTTTCCAAACGTAGAGCAGATGTATTTTTCCGTTTAAAACAGGGCGAATTTATCACTTTTGCAGATGGTAAGGATAAAAGAGTTCAATTTAAACTACAGTATATTAAAAGGGAGATTCCTAAAATACAGCAACAATACACAGAGAATGAATTGAAACTGAACTTTGAAAGAATCTATCGAGAAGTTAAATCCCATTTCAAACTGAACTAA
- the mobB gene encoding MobB family relaxase, producing the protein MYITVTKQTLDGNYAQSASDFVAYLEKENDGKSIDEMEHFFNQYGEEISGKEVVKEIDGNTAKLKKTEPKFYSITVNPSAYELKRLQNHSEELKQYTRELMKEYAKSFNREINGRAVTVDDIKYYAKIEHQRTYKGTDKKIQENQPYATKILQIKNDIRKIESGELEGNIKKLQQTMSRLEKEAPHQQDGKRIVRGMPKDGSQSHIHIIVSRKDMSNKYSLSPGSRYKASETVFNGKPVKRGFDRDKFFKASEKTFDTLFQYKRNYVETYKARKTFLKNPKLYFSILSGLPTNEKATAYKILAKAGVPIMNIPTNKVQLALKIINKFKKGIDRAIQSGSIGI; encoded by the coding sequence ATGTATATCACGGTAACCAAACAGACATTAGACGGTAATTATGCACAGAGCGCTTCCGATTTTGTCGCATATCTCGAAAAAGAGAATGACGGAAAATCCATTGATGAAATGGAACATTTTTTCAATCAATATGGCGAAGAAATATCAGGAAAGGAAGTCGTCAAAGAAATCGACGGAAATACCGCTAAACTCAAAAAGACCGAACCCAAGTTTTATTCCATCACGGTTAATCCAAGTGCTTATGAATTGAAGCGATTGCAAAATCATTCCGAAGAACTAAAACAGTACACCCGAGAATTGATGAAAGAGTACGCTAAATCTTTTAATCGGGAAATAAACGGACGAGCTGTAACCGTAGATGACATTAAATATTACGCGAAGATTGAACATCAACGCACCTATAAAGGAACGGACAAGAAAATTCAGGAGAACCAACCTTATGCCACCAAGATACTTCAAATTAAGAACGATATCCGAAAAATTGAAAGTGGCGAATTAGAGGGAAATATTAAAAAATTACAGCAAACGATGTCCCGATTGGAGAAAGAAGCACCACATCAACAAGACGGAAAACGCATTGTTAGAGGGATGCCAAAAGATGGCTCTCAAAGCCATATTCATATTATTGTGAGCAGAAAGGATATGTCTAATAAATACAGTTTATCCCCAGGAAGCAGGTACAAGGCTTCGGAAACAGTTTTTAATGGCAAACCTGTAAAACGTGGTTTTGATAGGGACAAATTCTTTAAGGCATCCGAAAAGACCTTTGACACTTTATTTCAATACAAAAGAAATTATGTTGAAACCTATAAGGCACGCAAAACATTCCTTAAAAATCCAAAATTGTATTTCTCAATTCTTTCGGGATTGCCAACAAATGAAAAAGCTACAGCCTATAAAATACTTGCTAAAGCAGGTGTGCCCATAATGAATATTCCAACGAACAAAGTACAGTTAGCATTGAAGATAATTAACAAGTTTAAAAAAGGGATTGACCGAGCCATACAGTCGGGTTCTATTGGGATATGA
- a CDS encoding BfmA/BtgA family mobilization protein — MSSNHQKKYSFSAISIKPNVATRFRKFSKRISRSHTDTLETMMNFFDVNELSPNESLGANMRTLENSLKKRINALVAIIRDIEKNQTKPTNAMLELLFQENPNEEEPQEELYEFEQQELITENEELNHYRNRYEEVRQQFHSVKYDLEKIISKTTYVKGSFGGGYLKVDLSKDEFENIKQKI; from the coding sequence ATGAGTTCAAACCATCAAAAGAAATACAGTTTTTCTGCCATTAGTATCAAACCTAATGTGGCAACTCGTTTTCGGAAATTTTCCAAAAGAATTTCACGTTCGCATACCGATACGCTGGAAACAATGATGAACTTTTTTGATGTGAACGAGCTATCCCCAAATGAATCTTTGGGTGCGAATATGAGAACTTTGGAGAATAGCTTAAAAAAACGAATCAATGCCCTTGTAGCCATTATTAGGGATATTGAAAAAAACCAGACCAAGCCCACCAATGCAATGTTGGAATTGCTTTTCCAAGAAAACCCAAATGAGGAAGAACCCCAAGAAGAACTATATGAATTTGAGCAACAGGAACTGATTACGGAAAACGAGGAACTGAACCATTACCGAAATCGGTACGAAGAAGTTCGGCAACAATTCCATTCGGTAAAATATGATTTAGAAAAAATCATCAGTAAGACCACTTATGTAAAAGGCAGTTTTGGAGGAGGCTATTTAAAAGTGGATTTGAGCAAAGATGAATTTGAAAACATTAAACAAAAAATATAA
- a CDS encoding DUF6876 family protein yields the protein MKAQVNEIKEGLQHFQGSEMLYQIPLIRTRFTNGLKYLANVAECFWLITDTSVIAKSLLNRSHFITIDFKRLSEDEQDYTGYEAEIIYSDGNGNVFETHQYNFTDFPLDELRLYFVDNTLMLPSEY from the coding sequence ATGAAAGCACAAGTTAACGAAATAAAAGAAGGATTGCAACATTTTCAAGGTTCTGAAATGTTATATCAAATCCCATTGATACGCACCCGATTTACAAACGGATTGAAATATTTAGCCAATGTGGCGGAATGCTTTTGGTTGATTACCGATACTTCTGTAATTGCCAAAAGTTTGCTGAACCGAAGCCATTTTATCACAATAGATTTTAAAAGGCTATCGGAAGATGAACAAGATTATACAGGCTATGAAGCTGAAATAATTTACAGCGATGGAAATGGAAATGTTTTTGAAACGCATCAATACAACTTTACTGATTTTCCTTTAGATGAATTGCGTTTATATTTTGTGGATAATACGCTGATGTTACCAAGTGAATACTAA
- a CDS encoding single-stranded DNA-binding protein, protein MSTIKNHVQLIGNVGQEPTITNLESGKKVARLSLATNEYYKNGKGEKQTDTNWHTVVAWGKTAEIIEKYAEKGKEIGVVGKLKTRTYTTDDGNQRYVTEVVADEILLMGSK, encoded by the coding sequence ATGAGTACTATTAAAAATCACGTACAGTTAATCGGAAATGTTGGGCAAGAACCAACTATTACGAACCTTGAAAGCGGTAAGAAAGTAGCACGTTTATCATTGGCAACCAATGAATACTACAAAAACGGCAAGGGCGAAAAGCAAACGGACACCAATTGGCACACCGTTGTCGCTTGGGGAAAGACTGCTGAAATTATCGAAAAGTATGCCGAAAAGGGAAAAGAAATCGGAGTTGTTGGAAAACTAAAGACCCGAACCTATACCACGGACGATGGCAACCAACGCTATGTTACCGAAGTGGTAGCCGATGAAATCCTATTGATGGGTAGTAAGTAA
- a CDS encoding (2Fe-2S) ferredoxin domain-containing protein, protein MADSKNNKIIIYRCDGVNCRKKKGKLLDYYIKKYKLKNKIEVDDMDCNNKCEQAPVMHLHPENIWFSEKDLGTIVKRHILNK, encoded by the coding sequence ATGGCAGATTCTAAAAATAACAAAATCATCATATATCGATGTGACGGCGTAAATTGCCGAAAGAAAAAAGGAAAGCTTTTAGATTATTATATAAAGAAATACAAGTTAAAAAATAAAATTGAGGTTGACGATATGGACTGCAACAACAAGTGCGAACAAGCACCCGTTATGCACCTTCATCCAGAGAATATATGGTTTTCGGAGAAAGATTTAGGAACAATAGTTAAAAGGCATATTTTAAATAAATAA
- a CDS encoding MFS transporter produces the protein MKLSKLLEPFQALSNRLFAKLYLAQTISLLGDAFTWVGLALLAYQFGEERAAVILATALTLRVTAFIIFSPFAGVLADRVSRKKILYITHFIRMAIVGCLPFVTEEWQIYVLIFLMNIFNAFFSPTYRSIIPQIVDKSIYRQAIGLSAATYQLLGVLGPGLAGILAIWLGAREIFFVDAATFVIAGILLLSLPKSKLDVVPDEIEGKIKPTTWQDVLKGMKLLFSNQYVRFALFIELVSAVAGALILVNTIVLVKGGLQLTDKDYGIIMAAFGIGATVAAFVSGAIDKSKSRRISLIIGALVLGVAISAANYLNFSMLFIVWIVAGLGQSLAEIPSETLIGETVPVEEQGKVYGSHFAFSHLWWAFAYPLAGFLGTTFPNQSFLYGGIITLAILVLVVIFLRPKNIHRKQ, from the coding sequence ATGAAACTGTCAAAACTATTAGAGCCATTCCAAGCTTTAAGTAATCGTTTATTCGCAAAACTTTATTTGGCACAGACCATCAGTTTATTGGGCGATGCCTTTACGTGGGTCGGATTGGCTCTTTTGGCATATCAGTTTGGCGAAGAAAGGGCTGCGGTCATATTGGCAACAGCTCTTACTTTACGAGTTACTGCATTCATTATATTTTCGCCTTTTGCAGGTGTATTGGCAGATAGGGTAAGCCGAAAGAAAATTCTTTACATTACACACTTCATCAGAATGGCCATCGTAGGCTGCTTGCCTTTTGTAACTGAAGAATGGCAAATTTATGTGCTTATTTTTTTGATGAATATTTTCAATGCGTTTTTTAGCCCCACATACAGGTCTATCATTCCACAAATCGTTGATAAATCAATTTATAGACAAGCCATAGGCTTGTCGGCAGCCACGTATCAGCTTTTAGGTGTGTTGGGTCCCGGATTGGCAGGAATTTTAGCCATTTGGTTAGGTGCAAGGGAAATATTTTTTGTTGATGCTGCCACATTTGTTATCGCAGGTATTTTATTGTTAAGCCTTCCAAAAAGTAAGTTGGATGTTGTTCCAGACGAAATCGAGGGTAAGATAAAGCCAACCACTTGGCAAGATGTTTTAAAGGGAATGAAGTTATTATTTTCCAATCAATATGTGCGTTTCGCACTATTTATAGAATTGGTTTCTGCGGTTGCAGGTGCTCTTATTCTGGTCAACACTATAGTATTGGTAAAAGGCGGTTTGCAACTAACAGATAAGGATTACGGAATCATTATGGCAGCTTTCGGAATAGGTGCAACCGTAGCGGCATTTGTTTCCGGAGCAATTGATAAATCCAAATCAAGACGCATCTCACTTATTATTGGCGCACTTGTATTAGGAGTTGCTATTAGTGCTGCCAACTATTTGAATTTTTCAATGCTCTTCATAGTGTGGATTGTCGCAGGACTTGGTCAAAGCCTCGCAGAAATACCGTCCGAAACACTTATAGGCGAAACAGTTCCAGTTGAAGAACAAGGCAAGGTTTATGGTTCTCATTTTGCATTTTCCCATCTATGGTGGGCGTTTGCATATCCACTTGCAGGATTTTTAGGAACTACATTTCCCAATCAAAGTTTTTTATATGGTGGTATAATTACATTAGCAATATTAGTGCTGGTGGTTATTTTTTTAAGACCTAAAAACATTCATCGTAAACAATAA